In Passer domesticus isolate bPasDom1 chromosome 9, bPasDom1.hap1, whole genome shotgun sequence, a genomic segment contains:
- the LOC135307707 gene encoding serine/threonine-protein kinase PAK 1-like, which yields MGTSWQWVAVKELYLQHQGCEGVLKEILLMRENKNANIVSYLESYLVDEAVLLVLEYMDGGSLADVVTVRRMAVGHIATVCRECLQGLAFLHAKQVIHRDIKSDNILLGLDGSVKLAGYSC from the exons ATGGGAACATCTTGGCAGTGG GTGGCTGTAAAGGAACTTTAtctccagcaccagggctgtgagggagtattaaaagaaatcctgctcatgagagaaaataagaacgCCAATATTGTCAGCTACTTAGAAAG ctacCTTGTGGATGAGGCTGTCCTGCTGGTGTTGGAATATATGGATGGAGGCTCCTTAGCTGATGTGGTCACCGTGAGAAGGATGGCTGTAGGACACATAGCAACAGTGTGTCGGGAG tgcctgcaaggcctggcTTTCCTTCATGCCAAGCAGGTGATCCACAGAGACATCAAAAGTGACAACATCCTTCTGGGCCTGGATGGCTCCGTCAAGCTGGCTGGGTATTCCTGCTGA